Part of the Flavobacterium sp. KS-LB2 genome is shown below.
TTGTTTGAGAATCGTCTTTTTTGATGATCATTCATTATAATTACCTGCTCCCAATAATCAGCCACTTCATGCAACCCATACGATTTTGCAATATAAACTAAATTCAATATGTCTTTTTGAAAACAAGAACCTCCAAACCCAACAGACGCTTTAAGGAATTTTGATCCTATTCTGCTATCCATTCCTATAGCTTTCGCCACTTCATTCACATCTGCCCCAGTTTTTTCACAAAGTTCAGACATGGCATTTATCGATGAAATCCGTTGTGCCAAAAATGCATTTGCAGTAAGTTTAGACAACTCTGAGGACCAAACATTAGTAGTTAATATTTTATCAGCGGTAACCCAATTAGAATATACATCAACAAGAGCTTGAATCGCTCTTTGTCCTTCCTCAGAAGAATCGCCTCCTATTAATATCCGATCCGGATTTAATAAATCTTGAACAGCAGTTCCCTCAGCAAGAAATTCAGGGTTTGATAAAATTTGAAACTGTACGCCATTCCCGGTATTATCTAAAATACTTTTGATAGCTTCCGCTGTTCTAACAGGAAGTGTCGACTTCTCTACAACAATTTTATTGTCTTTGGCAACTTTGGCAATTTGCCTCGCACACAATTCAATATATTTCAAATCAGCAGCCATACCTTTTCCTTTTCCATAGGTTTTAGTAGGCGTATTAACCGATATAAATATAATTTGAGCTTCGTCTATTGCTTTTTCTACATCAGTAGAAAAAAACAAGTTTTTTCCTCTTGATTCGGCAACAATTTCGCTTAAACCGGGTTCGTAAATAGGTATATTATTTACATTTTTATCATTCCATGCAGCAATTCGCTCTTCATTTAAGTCTACTACTGTAACTTGTATTTGTGGACATTTTTGAGCTATAACCGCCATCGTTGGGCCTCCTACATATCCAGCTCCAATGCAACAAATTTTTGTAATTTTCATTTATTTAAATTTTAATTTGCAAATATATTTTAATTTGATGTATATTTTTTTCTACCGAAAAAACTTTTATCTAAGATTATTCCAATACCACTGTACTGCTTCTTTCAATCCTTCTTGCATCGAATATTTTGGATTATAACCCAACAATTCTTTTGCCTTGTCGATACTTGCCAAAGAATGTGGAATATCGCCTGCTCTATTAGGGCCATATTCTACGGGAACAGCAGCAATTTTTTGATCGTATTGAGCTAAAAATTCTTTCAAATACGTCACTAAATCATTCAACGTATTCCTGTCGCCATAGGCTGTGTTGTATATCGTATTGATTGATTCTGGGTTATTGGTTAGCATAGCCAACTCATTCATTTGAATTACATTATCAATATAAGTAAAATCACGTGAATAGTTTCCATCCCCATTTATTTTAGGGCTTTGTAATTGCATCAATTGCATTACAAATTTAGGAATGACCGCAGCATATGCTCCGTTTGGATCTTGCTTCCGACCAAAAACATTAAAATACCGCAACCCAATTGTTTCTAAGCCATAAGTCCTACTAAAGATTTCAGCATATAATTCGTTCACATATTTTGTTATAGCATAAGGCGAAAGCGGCTTTCCAATTACTGCTTCAACTTTAGGCAAAGCTTCAGAATCACCATAAGTAGAAGAGCTTGCTGCGTATACAAATCGTTTCACTTTAGCATCCCTTGAAGCTACTAACATGTTCAAAAAACCAGCAACATTTACATCATTTGTTGTAACAGGATCATTTATAGATCTTGGTACAGAACCCAATGCTGCCTGATGTAAAACATAATCTATTCCTTGTACTGCGTTATGACA
Proteins encoded:
- a CDS encoding UDP-glucose 6-dehydrogenase — its product is MKITKICCIGAGYVGGPTMAVIAQKCPQIQVTVVDLNEERIAAWNDKNVNNIPIYEPGLSEIVAESRGKNLFFSTDVEKAIDEAQIIFISVNTPTKTYGKGKGMAADLKYIELCARQIAKVAKDNKIVVEKSTLPVRTAEAIKSILDNTGNGVQFQILSNPEFLAEGTAVQDLLNPDRILIGGDSSEEGQRAIQALVDVYSNWVTADKILTTNVWSSELSKLTANAFLAQRISSINAMSELCEKTGADVNEVAKAIGMDSRIGSKFLKASVGFGGSCFQKDILNLVYIAKSYGLHEVADYWEQVIIMNDHQKRRFSNNIVQTLYNTVSDKKITFLGWAFKKDTNDTRESAAIYVADDLINEHAKIAVYDPKVSNKKILDDLNYLETRSATLNTNSISSFDSPYEACHNAHAIAVLTEWDEFVEYDWQKIYDSMQKPAFVFDGRNLLNAAELEAIGFVYQAIGS
- a CDS encoding SDR family oxidoreductase, whose amino-acid sequence is MQIETKSSVLITGGAGFIGSNLCEYFLSKDYKVVCFDNFATGYRHNLKDFINHPNFYLIEGDIRNAIECHNAVQGIDYVLHQAALGSVPRSINDPVTTNDVNVAGFLNMLVASRDAKVKRFVYAASSSTYGDSEALPKVEAVIGKPLSPYAITKYVNELYAEIFSRTYGLETIGLRYFNVFGRKQDPNGAYAAVIPKFVMQLMQLQSPKINGDGNYSRDFTYIDNVIQMNELAMLTNNPESINTIYNTAYGDRNTLNDLVTYLKEFLAQYDQKIAAVPVEYGPNRAGDIPHSLASIDKAKELLGYNPKYSMQEGLKEAVQWYWNNLR